A region from the Eleginops maclovinus isolate JMC-PN-2008 ecotype Puerto Natales chromosome 17, JC_Emac_rtc_rv5, whole genome shotgun sequence genome encodes:
- the kcna1b gene encoding potassium voltage-gated channel subfamily A member 1 — protein sequence MTVVSTENMDEHSTLPGHPQDLYPPDDDHDDHDCCERVVINISGLRFETQLKTLAQFPETLLGNPKKRMRYFDPLRNEYFFDRNRPSFDAILYYYQSGGRLRRPVNVPLDMFSEEIKFYELGAEAMEKFREDEGFIREEERPLPEKEFQRQIWLLFEHPESSGPARGIAIVSVMVILISIVIFCLETLPELKEDPNQRTRVVGNITVYYKPNFLTDPFFVVETLCIIWFSFELIVRFFACPSKAAFFKNMMNSIDIVAIIPYFITLGTELAEDPDQKEGKGSGEQATSLAILRVIRLVRVFRIFKLSRHSKGLQILGQTLKASMRELGLLIFFLFIGVILFSSAVYFAEAEEKESFFTSIPDAFWWAVVSMTTVGYGDMYPVTIGGKIVGSLCAIAGVLTIALPVPVIVSNFNYFYHRETEGEEQAQLLNVSNQNLASETNSSRRSSSAVSKSEYMEIDEDMKNSIDNFREANLRTANCTAPSQNCVNKGKLLTDV from the coding sequence ATGACCGTGGTTTCCACCGAGAACATGGACGAGCACTCCACGCTGCCGGGTCACCCGCAGGACCTGTACCCGCCCGACGACGACCACGACGACCACGACTGCTGCGAGCGGGTCGTCATCAACATCTCCGGGCTGCGATTCGAGACGCAGCTCAAGACGCTGGCGCAGTTCCCGGAGACGCTCCTTGGGAACCCGAAGAAGAGGATGCGCTACTTCGACCCTCTACGCAACGAGTACTTCTTCGACCGGAATCGCCCGAGTTTCGACGCCATCTTGTACTACTACCAGTCCGGGGGGCGGCTGCGGCGGCCTGTGAACGTGCCGCTGGATATGTTCTCAGAGGAGATAAAGTTTTACGAACTTGGCGCGGAGGCCATGGAGAAGTTTCGAGAGGACGAGGGATTTATCCGCGAGGAGGAGCGCCCGCTGCCGGAGAAGGAGTTCCAGCGGCAGATCTGGCTCCTGTTCGAGCACCCGGAGAGCTCGGGGCCTGCCCGGGGGATCGCCATCGTCTCTGTGATGGTTATTCTTATTTCAATAGTCATATTTTGTTTGGAGACTTTACCCGAGCTGAAGGAGGATCCCAACCAGCGGACGAGGGTGGTGGGGAACATCACCGTCTACTACAAACCCAACTTCCTCACCGACCCGTTTTTCGTGGTGGAGACGCTCTGCATCATCTGGTTTTCGTTTGAGTTGATAGTGCGGTTTTTTGCGTGCCCCAGCAAGGCCGCGTTCTTTAAGAACATGATGAACTCGATCGATATCGTGGCTATAATCCCGTACTTCATCACGCTCGGAACGGAGCTGGCAGAAGACCCGGACCAGAAGGAGGGGAAAGGCAGCGGCGAGCAGGCCACATCTCTGGCGATTCTCAGGGTGATCCGCCTGGTGAGGGTGTTCAGGATCTTTAAGCTGTCCCGGCACTCCAAGGGGCTCCAGATCCTCGGGCAAACTCTAAAGGCCAGCATGAGGGAGCTTGGCTtgctcatcttcttcctcttcatcggGGTGATTCTGTTCTCCAGCGCCGTGTACTTCGCCGAGGCCGAGGAGAAGGAGTCGTTCTTCACCAGCATCCCGGACGCCTTCTGGTGGGCCGTGGTGTCGATGACGACCGTGGGCTACGGGGACATGTACCCCGTGACCATCGGCGGGAAGATTGTGGGGTCGCTGTGCGCCATCGCCGGGGTCCTGACCATCGCGCTGCCCGTGCCCGTCATCGTGTCCAACTTCAACTACTTCTACCACCGCGAGACGGAGGGCGAGGAGCAGGCGCAGCTGCTCAACGTCAGCAACCAGAACTTGGCGTCGGAGACCAACTCGAGCCGCCGCAGCTCGTCAGCCGTCAGCAAGTCGGAGTACATGGAGATAGACGAGGACATGAAGAACAGCATCGATAACTTTAGGGAAGCCAACCTTAGGACTGCCAACTGCACGGCACCGAGCCAGAACTGCGTGAACAAGGGGAAGCTGCTTACTGACGTGTGA